The Leptospira brenneri genome includes a window with the following:
- the aroC gene encoding chorismate synthase, with product MPSSWGKIFRVSTYGESHGPSVGVVVDGVPAGLPFPEEEIQKDLTRRRPGQNDLTTPRDEKDRMVVESGVFQGKTTGSPILMKVNNENTIGSDYDEMTQIFRPSHADYTYTEKYGHRAHVGGGRSSVRETIGRVAAAGLARVILERELGISTVGWVDAIGPIDSNISELEYPISRDIVDRFPTRCPNQSANDQMETLIRKLRDEGDSVGGVVKIAVRNLPPGLGDPVYDKLDADLAKAILSISACKGFEVGSGFSGTRQTGSQHNDEFYIEEGTRKVKTRTNNSGGIQGGISNGMDLILRAAFKPTSTIKKEQKTVNNKNEETILKAKGRHDPCVLPRAVPIVEAVVNLVLVDAYLYQRALQPKWFMKYANLDSIPEQ from the coding sequence ATGCCTTCAAGTTGGGGAAAAATTTTCAGAGTTTCTACGTATGGTGAGTCCCACGGACCTTCCGTTGGTGTTGTTGTGGATGGAGTTCCTGCTGGATTGCCGTTTCCAGAAGAAGAAATCCAAAAAGACTTAACTCGTCGTAGACCGGGGCAAAACGATCTCACCACACCTCGAGACGAAAAGGATAGGATGGTTGTAGAATCAGGAGTTTTCCAGGGAAAAACAACGGGAAGCCCTATCCTCATGAAAGTGAATAATGAAAACACCATTGGAAGTGATTACGACGAAATGACTCAGATTTTTCGTCCTTCCCATGCCGATTATACATATACGGAAAAATATGGACACCGCGCCCATGTAGGTGGAGGTCGGTCTTCGGTTCGTGAGACCATCGGACGTGTGGCTGCTGCTGGTCTTGCTCGAGTGATCTTAGAACGCGAGTTAGGTATCTCTACTGTCGGTTGGGTGGATGCTATTGGACCAATCGATTCTAATATTAGTGAATTGGAATATCCTATCTCAAGAGATATTGTTGACAGATTTCCCACAAGATGCCCTAATCAATCGGCCAATGATCAAATGGAAACTCTCATTCGTAAACTTCGAGATGAAGGAGATTCTGTTGGTGGAGTGGTAAAAATTGCGGTTCGTAATTTACCCCCAGGTCTTGGAGATCCAGTCTACGACAAGTTAGATGCAGATTTAGCAAAAGCAATTCTTTCTATCTCTGCTTGTAAAGGATTTGAAGTTGGATCTGGATTTTCTGGAACTCGCCAAACAGGAAGTCAACATAATGATGAATTTTATATTGAAGAAGGAACACGAAAAGTCAAAACAAGAACTAACAATTCCGGTGGGATCCAAGGTGGAATTTCCAATGGAATGGATTTGATCCTTCGTGCTGCTTTTAAACCTACTTCTACTATCAAAAAAGAACAAAAAACAGTTAACAATAAAAACGAAGAAACTATTTTAAAAGCAAAAGGTCGTCATGATCCTTGTGTATTGCCGAGAGCAGTACCCATTGTTGAAGCCGTTGTTAATTTAGTACTGGTAGATGCTTATTTATACCAAAGAGCGTTACAGCCGAAATGGTTTATGAAATATGCGAATTTAGATTCTATTCCAGAACAATAA
- a CDS encoding response regulator, protein MNRPKVYRVLLLEDDESSAKLLLHTLERYNFDVTHVVDGMSGLTKIRNNSYDLVISDVNMPYLDGISFLEKGKEMLKMTPVIMLTAVGEKDQVRRAAYSHVTAYLLKPIANQALLEKIAQVLQLKPENIIDKKDFPLVVNVTELSISQMLLEIKGCPGKKSLEEIYDRFMLTLAGRGTFTNLRINLDKTFFYEVRSLQILDDLIAKILKQTNIRASSLFLDSEFFNDNVVDLQPYSYLTEVNIISK, encoded by the coding sequence ATGAATCGTCCAAAAGTTTATAGAGTCCTTTTACTCGAAGATGATGAAAGTAGTGCTAAATTACTACTACATACCTTAGAAAGATATAACTTTGATGTCACCCATGTCGTAGATGGAATGTCCGGACTTACCAAAATCAGAAACAATAGTTATGATTTGGTCATTAGTGATGTTAATATGCCATACCTAGATGGAATTAGTTTTTTGGAAAAAGGGAAAGAGATGTTAAAGATGACTCCTGTCATCATGCTCACTGCTGTTGGTGAAAAAGACCAAGTGCGACGGGCCGCTTATAGTCATGTTACCGCTTATCTTTTAAAACCTATCGCAAACCAGGCGCTTCTGGAAAAAATCGCACAAGTACTACAGTTAAAACCCGAGAACATCATCGATAAAAAAGATTTTCCGTTGGTGGTCAATGTCACCGAACTTTCCATTTCTCAAATGCTTTTGGAGATAAAGGGTTGTCCGGGTAAAAAATCTTTGGAAGAGATTTATGATAGGTTCATGTTGACTCTCGCGGGACGAGGAACTTTTACCAATTTGAGAATCAATCTCGATAAGACCTTCTTTTATGAAGTAAGATCCTTACAAATCTTGGATGATCTTATCGCAAAAATACTCAAACAGACCAATATCCGAGCAAGTTCCTTGTTTTTAGATTCGGAGTTCTTCAATGATAATGTAGTGGATTTGCAACCGTACTCTTATCTTACCGAAGTAAATATAATTTCAAAATGA
- a CDS encoding 2Fe-2S iron-sulfur cluster-binding protein: MVKIKIDGVEYEVDEKKNLIDATKEVGVEIPYFCYHPALSIVGMCRMCLIEIEGVPRLQAACNTPVKEGMGIITKSDRVKEARSGTMEFLLANHPLDCPVCDKAGECRLQDNAFGSGSGHSRFEFDKRNIPQEEIGTNLIINHNRCIVCYRCVRFEEEKVGESNLGLFERGNHSIIGLAKSEPINHNYQGALADICPVGALLNNKTLFKSRVWWYKSHKSVCHGCSTGCNVTTNVRDNKMYRYMVRENYDQGMFFLCDKGRFDLDWMNVNRLHSYLEAGNPSTSKEVISKIGERIRSAKAVAVLGGAHESNETLESLKKVFEQVSRELGGKSIQWESRVTDAQNKETEQVDFLLTKDNHPNTKGAIDLGITTNSGVSGIVSAVKSGAIDLVILLKESIPEGIDPSKVIVFDTNLTDAAKNASLAAPIQIFAESAGSFTNKNGLKQNFEQSMNPIKGLLSAAGVVDLILQTLTEKLEASVGNR; this comes from the coding sequence TTGGTTAAGATAAAGATAGACGGAGTCGAATACGAAGTCGACGAAAAGAAAAACCTCATCGACGCCACAAAAGAAGTAGGAGTCGAAATCCCTTACTTTTGTTATCACCCAGCTCTTAGCATAGTCGGTATGTGCCGTATGTGTCTGATTGAGATTGAAGGTGTTCCGCGTTTACAAGCCGCTTGTAATACTCCTGTAAAAGAAGGAATGGGGATCATTACCAAATCAGATCGAGTGAAAGAAGCTAGATCTGGTACTATGGAATTTTTACTCGCCAATCACCCGTTAGATTGTCCTGTTTGTGATAAAGCTGGAGAATGTCGTTTGCAAGACAACGCATTTGGTTCTGGTTCTGGACATTCTCGGTTCGAGTTTGATAAACGAAATATTCCACAAGAAGAGATTGGAACGAATCTCATCATTAATCATAATCGTTGTATTGTTTGTTATCGCTGTGTAAGGTTTGAAGAAGAAAAGGTTGGAGAGTCTAATCTTGGACTTTTTGAACGAGGGAACCATTCCATCATTGGTCTCGCAAAATCGGAACCAATCAATCATAACTACCAAGGAGCCTTGGCTGATATTTGTCCAGTAGGTGCTCTTCTTAATAATAAAACATTATTTAAGTCAAGGGTTTGGTGGTATAAATCACATAAGTCCGTTTGTCATGGTTGTTCTACAGGTTGTAATGTAACAACGAATGTAAGAGATAACAAAATGTATCGTTATATGGTTCGCGAAAACTATGACCAAGGTATGTTTTTCCTTTGTGATAAAGGAAGATTCGATTTGGATTGGATGAATGTAAATCGTTTGCATAGTTATCTTGAAGCTGGAAATCCTTCTACTTCTAAAGAAGTCATTTCAAAAATTGGCGAGCGCATTAGATCGGCTAAGGCAGTTGCCGTACTTGGCGGAGCTCATGAGTCCAATGAAACATTGGAATCTTTGAAAAAAGTTTTTGAACAAGTTTCGCGTGAGTTGGGTGGAAAGTCTATCCAATGGGAATCACGTGTGACTGATGCACAAAACAAAGAAACGGAACAAGTGGATTTTTTACTCACAAAGGACAATCATCCCAACACCAAGGGAGCTATTGATTTAGGAATCACTACAAATTCAGGAGTTTCCGGAATTGTCAGTGCGGTTAAGTCTGGTGCGATTGATCTTGTGATTCTTTTAAAAGAGTCGATCCCTGAAGGAATTGATCCATCGAAAGTAATTGTTTTTGATACCAATTTGACTGATGCAGCAAAAAACGCAAGTTTGGCGGCACCAATTCAAATTTTTGCAGAATCTGCAGGTAGTTTTACCAATAAAAATGGTCTCAAACAAAACTTTGAACAATCAATGAATCCAATCAAAGGACTTTTGAGTGCAGCCGGTGTTGTGGATTTGATTTTACAAACACTAACCGAAAAACTGGAGGCATCCGTTGGGAACCGTTAA
- a CDS encoding NuoI/complex I 23 kDa subunit family protein yields the protein MGTVNVINVAKKHQFSWYEKFYFWSIGKGLWITLKHFIKVALFNQQVTIEYPDKKRQYSTRFRGMHSMKRDEKGRERCTACFCCMWICPANAIHIEAAEVPSERQHLHPEDKFAKKFEINLLRCIFCGLCEEACPKGAIYLDGTGEMAADNREDLFLTKERMMEKTGGPILGQRN from the coding sequence TTGGGAACCGTTAATGTAATCAACGTGGCTAAAAAACATCAGTTTTCTTGGTATGAAAAGTTCTATTTTTGGTCCATTGGTAAAGGCCTTTGGATCACTCTAAAACATTTCATTAAAGTAGCTTTGTTTAACCAACAAGTGACCATTGAATACCCGGACAAAAAACGTCAGTATTCTACAAGGTTTCGCGGAATGCATTCCATGAAACGGGATGAGAAAGGTCGGGAACGTTGCACTGCTTGTTTTTGTTGTATGTGGATCTGTCCTGCCAATGCCATTCATATTGAAGCGGCAGAAGTACCATCAGAACGCCAACATTTACATCCAGAAGATAAGTTTGCAAAAAAATTCGAAATCAACTTACTCCGTTGTATCTTTTGTGGTCTTTGTGAGGAAGCATGTCCCAAAGGCGCGATTTACCTAGATGGAACTGGGGAGATGGCGGCCGACAACCGAGAAGATTTATTTTTAACGAAAGAAAGAATGATGGAAAAAACTGGCGGCCCAATTCTCGGCCAAAGGAATTAA
- a CDS encoding acetyl-CoA C-acetyltransferase: MGNSYIIDAVRTPRGKGKKRGTLASVHPQELAAATLKAIQSRTGIDPKTVEEVVMGCVSQVADQAACIARYAVMAAHWPKDVPGYTVNRFCGSGLQALNNVANHVGSGAMELGVGGGVESMSRVKMGDDMIGRDFNVGNDKIAAHYNLVPQGISADLIATKYDISREEADRFAESSQQKAHAAIQNGYFKKSVIPITLDDGTVVTEEENPRLESDYAFLSSLGPVFKTIGEKELDAIALRSYPEVTKINHIHTLGNSSGIVDGAAAILVTNDDGLKKYGLKPRARILATVATGEDPTIMLTGPVSASQKALKQAGLSVKDIDLWEINEAFASVVLYVKKTLGIDESKINVNGGAIALGHPLGATGAILTGTVLDELERRDLRYGLITLCIGGGMGIATIIERLK, translated from the coding sequence ATGGGGAATTCCTATATTATTGATGCTGTCCGAACTCCGAGAGGAAAGGGCAAAAAACGAGGGACACTTGCATCGGTCCACCCACAAGAATTAGCTGCTGCCACATTAAAAGCCATCCAATCACGTACCGGAATTGATCCAAAAACGGTAGAAGAAGTTGTTATGGGTTGTGTATCCCAAGTTGCTGACCAAGCTGCATGTATTGCGCGTTATGCGGTAATGGCAGCGCATTGGCCAAAAGACGTTCCAGGTTATACTGTGAACCGTTTTTGCGGATCTGGATTACAAGCACTCAACAACGTGGCAAACCATGTTGGATCGGGAGCTATGGAACTCGGAGTTGGTGGTGGAGTGGAATCCATGAGCCGTGTGAAAATGGGTGATGATATGATCGGTCGTGATTTTAACGTTGGTAACGATAAAATTGCTGCTCATTACAACCTAGTACCACAAGGTATTTCTGCTGACTTAATCGCAACTAAGTATGATATTTCTCGTGAAGAGGCAGATCGTTTTGCAGAATCTTCACAACAAAAAGCTCATGCTGCCATTCAAAATGGATACTTTAAAAAATCTGTGATCCCAATCACTTTGGATGATGGAACTGTTGTAACAGAAGAAGAAAACCCACGTTTGGAATCTGATTACGCTTTCCTTTCTAGTCTTGGTCCTGTATTCAAAACGATTGGTGAAAAGGAACTTGATGCCATTGCATTACGTTCTTACCCAGAAGTAACAAAAATCAATCATATCCATACACTTGGAAACTCCTCCGGTATTGTGGATGGTGCTGCTGCGATTTTGGTTACGAACGATGATGGTTTGAAAAAATACGGTTTGAAACCACGTGCAAGAATCCTTGCAACAGTAGCAACTGGTGAAGATCCAACGATCATGTTGACTGGTCCTGTTTCTGCTTCTCAAAAAGCTTTAAAACAAGCTGGTCTTAGTGTAAAAGACATTGACCTTTGGGAAATTAACGAAGCATTCGCATCTGTAGTGTTATACGTAAAGAAAACACTTGGAATTGATGAATCCAAAATCAATGTGAATGGGGGAGCGATTGCTCTTGGACATCCGCTCGGAGCAACAGGTGCGATTCTAACTGGAACCGTTCTTGACGAGTTGGAAAGAAGAGACCTTCGTTATGGTCTCATCACTCTTTGTATTGGTGGCGGAATGGGAATTGCGACCATCATCGAAAGATTGAAGTAA
- a CDS encoding type II toxin-antitoxin system VapC family toxin has protein sequence MSYLIDTDIIIYSLKGNEKVQKNLLEKKNISKAISVITYGELIFGAKKSKSREKNLATVYRIGELFPVIELTKGIVETFGEVKGALQKKGNTIDDFDLLIGSTALFLNYTLVTNNEKHFSMIPDLSIENWSK, from the coding sequence ATGAGTTATTTGATTGATACAGATATTATCATCTATAGCCTAAAAGGTAATGAAAAAGTTCAAAAAAACCTTTTAGAAAAAAAGAATATTTCAAAAGCAATTTCCGTAATTACTTATGGTGAACTAATATTTGGTGCAAAGAAATCGAAAAGTAGAGAGAAAAATCTAGCTACTGTCTATAGAATTGGAGAACTTTTTCCTGTTATCGAATTGACAAAAGGAATTGTAGAAACCTTCGGAGAAGTTAAGGGGGCATTACAGAAAAAAGGAAATACCATTGACGACTTCGATCTCCTGATCGGTTCAACTGCCCTATTTTTAAATTACACATTAGTTACGAATAATGAAAAACATTTCTCAATGATTCCTGATTTAAGTATTGAGAATTGGAGTAAATAA
- a CDS encoding FitA-like ribbon-helix-helix domain-containing protein — protein MANLQVRDIDNRLYESLKRRAELEHRSISQEVVMIIENHLKRDNLESELQTLEFLKLTNSWHDDKSAKDIISEIKSSRSKNHRSRIADELFD, from the coding sequence ATGGCAAATCTCCAAGTCAGAGATATTGATAACAGACTTTACGAATCTTTAAAAAGAAGGGCTGAGCTTGAGCATCGTTCAATAAGTCAAGAGGTTGTCATGATAATAGAAAATCATCTAAAAAGAGATAACTTAGAAAGTGAACTACAAACTCTAGAGTTTCTTAAACTAACCAATTCTTGGCACGATGACAAAAGCGCAAAAGATATAATTTCCGAGATTAAATCTTCAAGGTCAAAGAATCATCGATCAAGGATAGCTGATGAGTTATTTGATTGA
- a CDS encoding Zn-ribbon domain-containing OB-fold protein, which yields MNTIETFSGIHCKQCDFKVAEYTSVCPSCGNEGIEKVDLKPNGIIHSFTVVHVGFGHMANRAPYVLAIVQTEENVKLTTVIEDVTNFEEIKIGDKVQFKTWDPNIGPIFQY from the coding sequence ATGAACACAATTGAAACCTTTTCTGGAATCCATTGCAAACAATGTGATTTTAAAGTGGCGGAATATACTTCCGTTTGTCCTTCCTGCGGGAACGAGGGCATCGAAAAGGTAGACTTAAAACCAAATGGAATCATTCATTCCTTTACGGTTGTACATGTAGGATTTGGTCATATGGCAAATCGTGCGCCTTATGTTCTTGCCATCGTTCAAACAGAAGAGAATGTAAAATTAACGACTGTGATTGAAGATGTAACCAATTTTGAAGAGATCAAAATTGGAGACAAAGTCCAGTTCAAAACTTGGGATCCAAACATTGGTCCTATCTTTCAATATTAG
- a CDS encoding DUF1801 domain-containing protein, with protein MKSSSDPKTKTKPKLKNPLPSEEISSYYFNLTPVMLEKFMEIRTWIYELSESDDRIGELEECLKWGEPSFLTPKTKSGSTIRIGKVDNSEFALYFNCKTSIAKEIALEFPELKCDGKRALYFEAKKKLPKAKVIICLKKALLYHQRKS; from the coding sequence ATGAAATCTTCTTCTGATCCAAAAACCAAAACGAAACCCAAACTAAAAAATCCCCTTCCTTCCGAAGAAATTTCATCTTATTATTTTAATTTAACACCCGTAATGTTGGAAAAGTTTATGGAAATCCGAACTTGGATTTATGAATTATCTGAAAGCGACGACCGAATCGGGGAATTAGAGGAATGTTTAAAATGGGGAGAACCTAGTTTTTTAACACCAAAAACAAAATCTGGATCCACCATTCGAATCGGTAAGGTGGACAATTCGGAATTTGCTCTCTATTTCAATTGTAAAACCAGTATTGCCAAAGAAATCGCACTGGAATTTCCAGAATTGAAATGTGATGGAAAAAGGGCTTTGTATTTTGAGGCAAAGAAGAAACTTCCAAAAGCCAAAGTCATTATTTGTTTGAAGAAAGCTTTATTGTATCATCAAAGAAAATCTTAA
- a CDS encoding acyl-CoA thioesterase → MKSKEGAFQYSFRVRYSEVDSQGIVFNANYLNYLDVSITEYFRTMGISYSAFIEKYQLDFHVVQSLIDYRNGAKFDDVLDVTLSPSYKSAKIFWSFQIVSEEKLICSGMLTYITVSHLTKKIVSLPEEVGQLLQISRKAD, encoded by the coding sequence ATGAAATCAAAAGAAGGTGCTTTTCAATATTCGTTTCGAGTCCGTTATTCGGAAGTGGATAGTCAAGGAATTGTTTTCAATGCCAATTATCTAAATTATTTAGATGTATCCATTACTGAATACTTCCGGACTATGGGAATTTCTTATTCTGCATTTATAGAAAAATACCAACTAGATTTTCATGTGGTTCAGTCCCTGATTGATTATCGCAATGGAGCCAAGTTTGATGATGTTTTAGATGTAACTTTAAGTCCGAGTTACAAATCTGCTAAGATTTTTTGGTCATTTCAGATTGTTTCTGAAGAGAAACTTATTTGTTCAGGAATGTTAACTTATATTACTGTGAGTCATCTCACAAAGAAGATAGTATCATTACCGGAAGAAGTGGGCCAGTTATTGCAGATTTCACGAAAAGCAGACTAA
- a CDS encoding alpha-glucosidase produces the protein MAWWKEAVIYQIYPRSFQDSNGDGIGDLEGIIERLDYLAGSKDSLGIDAIWLSPVYPSPMFDFGYDISDYEEIDPVYGDIQTFKRLLKEAHKRGIRIIMDLVVNHTSHLHPWFLESRSSVNSPKRDWYIWKEPHHNGPPNNWLGAFGGSGWEYDKRTGEYYFHSFLKEQPDLNWRNPDVEDAIFKMMKYWLDMGVDGFRLDVVNLYVKDEFLRNQVSYFMKGPRPYDKQVHAYDRDRPEMHGILRRMRKLLDSYSEKRMFVGEIMQDFPGNVLLPATYCGRNDELHLAFNFMFLFSPWKAERFFQIVKDFESALGEDNWPNYTLSNHDFPRHITRYEKGNDTKARAELAACMMLTLRGTPFLYYGEEIGMKRQKVPYKKIQDPVGKRYWPFHPGRDPERIPMPWNGSETTGFTTGKPWLPLYEDAKSINVESQKEDPNSLFYTYKKLIQLRKDRKSLRKGKLKILLSTDKQALYYRRREGKEETYIFLNFSSKPVKISYPRKWVLNEILFSTANRTSSFELEKELDTGGLVLLPNEAVIFGR, from the coding sequence ATGGCATGGTGGAAAGAAGCAGTCATTTATCAAATTTACCCGCGTAGTTTTCAAGATTCCAACGGAGATGGAATTGGAGATTTAGAAGGGATCATTGAAAGGTTAGATTACCTTGCCGGCTCCAAAGATTCTTTGGGAATTGATGCTATTTGGTTATCGCCAGTTTATCCTTCACCTATGTTTGATTTCGGTTATGACATTTCTGACTATGAAGAAATTGATCCTGTGTACGGAGACATCCAAACCTTCAAACGACTGTTAAAGGAAGCTCATAAACGTGGGATTCGAATCATTATGGATTTAGTAGTCAACCACACTTCCCATCTTCATCCCTGGTTTTTAGAATCCAGATCTTCTGTCAATAGCCCAAAAAGAGACTGGTACATTTGGAAAGAACCACACCATAATGGACCACCAAATAATTGGTTAGGTGCTTTTGGCGGTTCTGGTTGGGAATATGATAAACGGACTGGAGAATACTATTTTCATTCCTTCTTAAAAGAACAACCAGATCTCAATTGGCGTAACCCCGATGTAGAAGATGCCATATTCAAAATGATGAAGTATTGGTTGGATATGGGTGTGGATGGATTCCGATTGGATGTAGTCAATCTATATGTAAAAGATGAATTTTTACGAAACCAAGTTTCATACTTCATGAAAGGCCCAAGACCTTACGACAAACAAGTTCATGCGTATGATCGTGACCGTCCCGAAATGCATGGAATCCTTCGTAGAATGCGTAAACTACTCGATTCTTATTCCGAAAAACGGATGTTTGTTGGTGAGATCATGCAAGACTTTCCCGGAAACGTTCTTCTACCTGCAACGTATTGTGGCCGAAATGACGAATTACATCTCGCGTTTAATTTTATGTTTCTTTTCTCTCCTTGGAAAGCAGAACGATTTTTTCAAATTGTAAAAGATTTTGAATCTGCACTTGGTGAAGACAATTGGCCAAATTATACTCTTTCCAATCATGATTTCCCTCGCCATATCACTCGTTATGAAAAAGGAAATGATACAAAAGCACGCGCAGAACTTGCCGCCTGTATGATGTTAACTCTCAGAGGAACACCTTTTCTTTACTATGGTGAAGAAATTGGAATGAAACGCCAAAAAGTCCCGTATAAAAAAATCCAAGATCCTGTTGGAAAACGATATTGGCCTTTCCATCCAGGTCGTGATCCCGAAAGGATACCGATGCCTTGGAATGGATCAGAAACCACAGGATTTACCACTGGCAAACCATGGCTTCCCTTATATGAAGATGCAAAATCAATCAACGTAGAATCGCAAAAAGAAGATCCAAATTCTCTTTTTTATACTTATAAAAAACTAATCCAACTAAGAAAAGATAGAAAGTCTTTAAGAAAAGGTAAACTAAAAATCCTTTTAAGTACCGACAAACAAGCGCTATACTACAGAAGAAGAGAAGGCAAAGAAGAAACTTATATCTTTCTAAACTTTTCCTCAAAACCAGTTAAAATTTCTTATCCACGAAAATGGGTTCTAAACGAAATTTTATTTAGCACTGCCAACCGTACTTCTTCTTTTGAACTCGAAAAAGAATTGGATACCGGTGGTTTGGTTTTGTTACCAAATGAAGCAGTCATTTTTGGTAGATGA